Part of the Imperialibacter roseus genome, GGATCCCCGCTCAGCGCAGAGAGATAGAGGTGGGCGTAAAGGCCAGTAGCTTTTTCGTTAACGTGTGGGTGTTTATAAGAGAGAACCCGGAATGGGCTTTGACATCCATTATCATCCCCATTGTTACCTTCCTGGTGGGATGGTGGAAAGGTCGGAAGAAGAAGAAGAAAGAAGCGCCGGTATAAATACTCCGTGTCCGCCGGCGTACGGAGGAGCACAACCACAAAAAAAAATCCCGCACTCGCATGCGGGATTCTAGGTTGGGTTTTTACACCTAAGGGTACTTCTCATACTTCATCAGGTTCGTTGAACAATAGAGGAGCAGTAGTGTCCACATACTTGGAGTAGCTAACTCTTCCCATATTCTCTCTCATCTCTGCACTGGGCAAGAAACTGATCTTGTTGCGCTTTATGCTGTAGTTACCTACCTCATCAGGCGTGTCGTAGCCTTTGCTGCTGATGTTCATTCAACTATCCAAAACCCGATCAAAGACTCCAATCACTCTAAGCTGTTGGGCGGCATCTGCGGTCAGTACAATATCAGAATAGTTAGGATCGTCGGACAACGGTTTTAGGGTAATAGAATTGTGTTGCCAACCATCTCCGTCGATGGTTTTGCCGCTATGGTATTCTTTGACGGTATAGTTAGAGCCTGTGTCAGCATCTTGGAGGGAAGTGCTTTCGACAAGCACAATCTTTCCGTTTCTCGATCCGCCCTGGTATCTACGAAACAAACATATGGCGCCATCAGGTATTACAACGTTCATTGACCGGCCTACAACCTGACATGCGAACATATCCGTTTTCGGGCGCAAATCTGAAGGCAACTCAAGCCAATCTAACTCGTCCACTATTTGGGATTCACTGAAGTTGCCAGCCGCTGCTCTCAGATTGTAAATCGGGATGCAGTTTTCAAACGGCTTGGCTTCATCTTGTGTCAATATTCTCAGGGGCGATTTTTTATGGTGAAGGGCCTCTGGAATGTACTGAGCCATATATTTTCGGAGTTCAGCATCACAGATAAATATATAAGCACCTCTAATTCCCCTTAGCATAATAGTCTTGTAGATATTGATAATGTATGCCTTCAGCTGCTCGATATTGTTGATTGACATTTTGCCGTTTCGATCGAAATAATTTTCTTTTATTACCTCGATCTCTTTCTTGATTGGATTGTAGGTGATTTCGTTTCCAAAAATCACTCCAATGTAATTCAAGTCATATCCCTGGGTCGTATGAATACAGCCCACCTCGTCGATAGCACCTTCGGAAGTTATCCAGTCGGATGCGACACTATTCCAACGAAGCTTGGTGCCCTCAATCTCGATATCAGTCATGGTTCTAGTGTCATCACCCTTGGATACCCATTCCCAGGAATAGCCGGCGACCAGGCGAGACAGACCGTATTGTGATTCTTTGGCTTTTATTTCGCTTACAAGATCATCTATACTTTCGAAAAGCAAGACCTCAAATTCCTCGTTGTTCTGAAACTGATTAATAGTCGCTAGCCGACAGTCTAACAAGTCACTGACAAACTCGACGTAGTCATTCCCTCCATTTACCCTCAGCTGCGATTTCAACCCTAAGAAAGTGGTGTCTGGGCTGTTCTTCAACTTTTGGAAGTCTTCTGTTTTTACATCCGAAGGCTTGATCGACTGCGCCTCATCGTAGAAAAGTATACACTTCCTTGATTGAAGGAGCACCCAGTCTAATTCACTGCAACTCGCTTTGTCGAGTCCCAATTTTTCGCATGCTGAATCAAATGAGCCAAAATACGTACCCAAGTTGACTCTTCGGCGTAATCGATGTGCCTCGTCAACAATCAAAATATCATACTTCTGTTTTACAACTTCTGCGGGCCCAATGACCATTGACGAATTGAGTCCCTTTACATTCTTGAAAACTTTCTTTAGGGTGTTGCGAAATGAAGCCATTGGAACAACAAGTCCAATTTTTGGATCGGGGAACTTGACTCTCAATTCGCTTAAAGGGTCAGTAAACTCCTCTACTTCCTGAAATTCCCTAAAATTGAACGAGTTGTCAGGTGATTTTAGAATTTTAGAAAGGAACAAAGCTAAGATGGTCTTTCCTGTCCCAGCCCCGCCCTGAACAATCGTGTTTTTGTAGGTCTCGCTGAGCAAGCTATTAATTATTGCCAGTAGCCCATCCTTTTGGTCTTTGTTAAGCGTCTTATAGGGAGAATATTTGAATAAGTCTTAATTGTCGATATATTCAATAGAATGTTCTGTTATTCCCTCTCCCCGTAGTTTATTCCAAATCGACCTGAAGGTATCCCAGTAAAGTTCTCTTTTCTGGAAGTAGGTGTGATTTGCCAATCCCAGATTGCCATTAAGTAATGTGTATACACCATCTCCTGAGATGTATTTGATGAGATTTGATTCAATGTCAAGTGTGGCAGATTTATTAAACTTGACGCTTGATATTAAGTGAACAGTGGTAAGCGTCTTTTTTCTCTGATTTTTTAAATGGGCAGTCATTCGTGCGTCCACGTCAGTAGTTTCCCCCACATAGGCTTCTTTGACGTTATCATCACTTATAATGTAAACAATTGGCCAAAGGTCTTTAGCGAAGTATTCACTGCTTAGAACTCTAGTTAAATCTGAAGAAAATTCGTATCGCTTGATTTCGAAGCTATTGGGTAATATCATAGCTCATTGTATTTCTTTGCATTTCCCTTTGCCTTATCCACAGGGTATTTCTGACCATTGATCTTGATTTTCTCAAGGACAATTTCCTTGACATCAAACTCGTATTTTTCAGCAAGCAGAAAAGCATAAGCAAGAATATCTGCTAATTCCTCCTTAACCTTATTCCTGTTAGCATTTTCCGGAGTCTTCCAAAGAAATAGTTCCAACAATTCTCCAGCTTCCACATTAATTGCAAGAGCTAAATCCTTTGGGTTGTGAAATTGGGCCCAGTCTCTTTCATCTCTGAATTGAATCAATTCGCTGATAATTTTTTGAATTTCTGCCATTGACTTATTAGTTGGAAGCAATACGATTCTTTACGTTTTTAAATATACCGCAAAGAATCTCTTAAGTAAATATTTGAGGAGCAATGTCGATACTTTGACTCGTGGATTTATCGAAAGTGGCCATGTGCTTTGTGTCGTAAGACTCACTTTACTTTTTTGCATCGTCGTTGAAAACAATCAAAGAGTATTATCGCTAGTAGTTAGAGACTTCTCACCCGCACGAGGCCACCTAAGGCCAAGAGAATGACTGTCTGGTGGCGGTGCTTGCTTCGATTAGCGAAGACTCGCCCCATTTGTGTTGGTGTCAATCTGTGTGAAGGCATACATTTTAACGGGAGGGAAGAATCAACGTCTGTTTCAATCAACTGACATAATCTCTCAGCAGCATGTAGAGAGCTACGAGGCCTATCACAAGGTTGCCAGAGCCGAGGTTCATTGCCAATTCATTGTCGGCAACCCGAACTGTGGCGACGGCGAGGATGGTCATGACCACGGGTAAAAAGATAAACCAGCGATAGAGCAGGTTGATGCTGTCGATGGTTTTGTCTTGTCTCAGCAGGTGAATCCGCTTCAGCTTTCTGAAGAACACCGTTTTGTATACCACGACGTCGTCACCTTGTCTAATGATATTGAGATGGTTGGGCGGCACTCTGATATTGCCTTCAGTGGTGTGGATGATGACTTCTTCACTTGAATACTTGATTTTGTGCCTTACATAGTTAGCCGGGCGGGAGGTTTTGGTGACTTCTGCGTCAGTTTTGGAAAGGGGGAGCACCTGCTCCAGCACAAAGGGGAAGGCAATGAAGAAGATGGCGAGGTTACAACGCTTGATGAATTTGGCAGGTGTCACGGATAGCGGTTTTTCGGTGGTAATATAAGCCTAAGTGGCAGAAAAAAGCGAGGAATTGTAACAATGCAGCTAGGGAGAGAATGTGCTATGGAAGGGGGCTTCATTCCTTCGTCGAGTTCTACGTCGGCCCACTCCGACGTCACTTCGAAGTAATGGCAGTTGGTCTACAGGTTCTTCTTGTC contains:
- a CDS encoding GIY-YIG nuclease family protein encodes the protein MILPNSFEIKRYEFSSDLTRVLSSEYFAKDLWPIVYIISDDNVKEAYVGETTDVDARMTAHLKNQRKKTLTTVHLISSVKFNKSATLDIESNLIKYISGDGVYTLLNGNLGLANHTYFQKRELYWDTFRSIWNKLRGEGITEHSIEYIDN
- a CDS encoding nucleotide pyrophosphohydrolase, with the protein product MAEIQKIISELIQFRDERDWAQFHNPKDLALAINVEAGELLELFLWKTPENANRNKVKEELADILAYAFLLAEKYEFDVKEIVLEKIKINGQKYPVDKAKGNAKKYNEL
- a CDS encoding S24 family peptidase, which translates into the protein MAQYIPEALHHKKSPLRILTQDEAKPFENCIPIYNLRAAAGNFSESQIVDELDWLELPSDLRPKTDMFACQVVGRSMNVVIPDGAICLFRRYQGGSRNGKIVLVESTSLQDADTGSNYTVKEYHSGKTIDGDGWQHNSITLKPLSDDPNYSDIVLTADAAQQLRVIGVFDRVLDS